The following are encoded in a window of Primulina eburnea isolate SZY01 chromosome 4, ASM2296580v1, whole genome shotgun sequence genomic DNA:
- the LOC140829536 gene encoding LOW QUALITY PROTEIN: ABC transporter B family member 15-like (The sequence of the model RefSeq protein was modified relative to this genomic sequence to represent the inferred CDS: deleted 1 base in 1 codon) has protein sequence MGRKGGIFRFADGVDKLLMFLGILGSIAEGFASPITMYTLSGAIDEFGKADRAITNGAVNKYGLRLLYVAIGIGFACFIEGLCWTKTAERQTSRIRMEYLKSILRQEVGFFDNQDDSFSSFQAVSNISTDAHSIQTVIASKIPNSLAQLCSLVFGLLVAFLLSWRLALASVPFAIGFIAPGVGFGKLMMNTGVQSKDAYGVAGGIVEQAISNIRTVYSYVGELKTVERFSHSLQKSTNLGIKQGLMKGLMIGSMGMIFVTWAFQAWVGGLLVTEKGESGGHVFIAGICIILGGLSCMSSLPNVPFIVEASAAAKRIFEMIERIPHIDSENENGKILATVKGQIEFREVHFSYPSRKDEPILRGLNLKVKPGKKVGLVGGSGSGKSTIVSLIERFYDPIKGDILLDGHRIKRLQVQWFRSQIGLVNQDPILFATSVKQNILFGKEDASMELVINAAKSANAHDFIVKFPDRYDTQVGQLGVQLSGGQKQRIAIARALLRDPRILLLDEATSALDAQSESMVQEAIDQASQGRTTIAIAHRLSTIRNVDKIMVLESGRVVESGSHDELMQMNSGEGGMYSQMVRLQKSVVLNEAKKTPHRHSPISPHYIRSSSLNSSASGFTPPLILSLVPSSIQNSPASSFSSHFERNEKPETSYPNPSLYRLVEMNAPEWKRAFLGSIGAVLFGAVQPVNAYYMGALVSAYFTNQNSKIKSDTRFYSIIFLNIAVVTFFSNLLQHYNFGIMGERLTKKVRERVLKNILTFEVGWFDREENTSAAICSRLSTEASRVRSLVGDRISLVVQVFTNAFLSFVLGLVIAWKVAIVMIAIQPFIIASFYYKTVLMEQMSENAKYAQNSGSQLASEAVLNHRTITAFSSQKRIIELFEETLKNPRKESTRQSWISGLGLFSSQFLAIGAVAMTFWYGGTLMNKGLLSVKQLFLTFFILMSTGKTIADAGTMTSDLLKGSNAVRSVFATLDRKSEIEPYKIEGLEATKNLKGTIELDSVYFHYPSRPEQFIFHGLSIKIDAGKTMALVGESGSGKSTVIGLIERFYDPVKGTILIDEKDIRNYSLRDLRSSIALVSQEPALFAGTVLENIVYGKDNATEAEIREAAALANADEFICSMKDGYKTFCGERGVQLSGGQKQRIALARAILKNPSILLLDEATSALDSLSENLVQEALEKMMVGRTCVVIAHRLSTIQMSDSIAVIKNGRIVEEGSHSELLALGDKGSYFNLVKLQQYCYTP, from the exons ATGGGGAGGAAAGGGGGGATTTTTCGGTTTGCTGATGGTGTCGACAAGTTACTGATGTTTCTTGGCATTTTGGGTAGTATTGCAGAAGGTTTTGCTTCTCCCATTACCATGTATACGTTGAGTGGAGCGATAGATGAATTCGGGAAGGCTGATCGGGCTATTACTAATGGGGCGGTGAACAAG TATGGGCTGAGGCTACTTTATGTTGCTATTGGGATCGGATTTGCTTGTTTTATCG AAGGACTTTGCTGGACAAAAACTGCTGAGAGGCAGACATCTCGAATAAGAATGGAATACCTGAAGTCGATACTTAGACAAGAAGTCGGTTTCTTTGACAACCAAGATGACTCTTTCTCCAGCTTCCAAGCTGTCTCAAATATCTCCACTGATGCGCATTCCATTCAA ACTGTTATAGCTTCCAAG ATTCCCAACTCTCTAGCTCAACTCTGTTCACTCGTATTTGGTCTTTTAGTTGCATTCCTACTTTCTTGGCGACTGGCATTGGCTTCTGTTCCATTTGCTATTGGATTTATAGCCCCGGGGGTTGGATTCGGAAAGCTAATGATGAACACAGGAGTCCAGAGTAAGGATGCTTATGGGGTCGCAGGTGGAATTGTCGAACAAGCAATATCAAATATAAGAACTGTTTATTCTTACGTGGGAGAGCTAAAAACAGTTGAAAGGTTCAGCCATTCACTCCAGAAAAGCACTAATCTTGGAATAAAACAAGGATTAATGAAGGGTTTGATGATAGGTAGCATGGGAATGATTTTTGTGACTTGGGCATTTCAAGCTTGGGTTGGTGGCCTTTTAGTAACCGAAAAGGGCGAAAGTGGCGGCCATGTTTTTATAGCAGGCATTTGTATCATTCTTGGAGGACT GTCCTGTATGTCCTCTCTTCCTAATGTACCATTTATAGTAGAGGCATCGGCTGCTGCAAAGCGTATTTTTGAGATGATTGAACGTATTCCTCACATAGACTCTGAAAACGAGAATGGGAAAATTTTGGCTACTGTAAAGGGACAAATCGAGTTCAGAGAAGTTCATTTCAGCTATCCATCAAGAAAGGATGAACCGATCCTTCGAGGGCTAAATCTTAAGGTGAAACCTGGTAAAAAAGTTGGTCTTGTAGGTGGAAGTGGTTCTGGAAAATCGACAATTGTTTCTTTGATCGAACGGTTTTATGACCCCATAAAAGGAGATATTCTGCTTGATGGACACAGAATAAAAAGACTCCAAGTCCAATGGTTTAGATCTCAGATTGGATTGGTGAATCAAGATCCAATTCTGTTTGCCACATCCGTTAAGCaaaatatactatttggaaagGAGGATGCTTCAATGGAACTGGTAATAAATGCTGCTAAATCAGCAAATGCCCACGATTTCATAGTCAAATTCCCAGATAGATACGACACTCAA GTTGGTCAGCTAGGTGTTCAGTTATCAGGTGGTCAAAAGCAACGTATTGCTATAGCAAGAGCACTGCTCAGAGATCCAAGGATTCTTTTGCTTGATGAAGCTACTAGTGCTTTAGATGCACAATCTGAGAGCATGGTACAGGAAGCGATTGACCAAGCTTCACAAGGCAGGACAACGATTGCCATTGCCCACCGCCTTTCTACCATACGAAATGTTGATAAAATTATGGTACTGGAGTCGGGGAGGGTTGTTGAATCAGGGTCGCACGATGAGCTGATGCAAATGAATAGCGGAGAAGGTGGAATGTACAGTCAAATGGTGAGATTACAGAAATCGGTAGTGCTAAATGAGGCTAAAAAAACACCTCACAGGCATAGCCCTATATCGCCTCATTATATAAGATCTAGCTCGTTGAATAGTTCTGCTTCTGGATTCACACCACCACTGATTTTGAGTTTAGTTCCTTCTTCAATTCAGAATAGCCCGGCTTCCTCGTTTAGTTCCCATTTCGAAAGGAATGAAAAACCAGAGACTTCTTACCCTAATCCTTCACTATACAGATTAGTAGAAATGAATGCACCAGAGTGGAAGAGGGCGTTTCTTGGCTCTATAGGAGCTGTTTTATTTGGGGCTGTTCAGCCAGTGAATGCATACTACATGGGCGCTCTTGTTTCCGCTTACTTCACTAACCAAAACTCAAAAATAAAGTCCGACACAAGATTCTACAGTATCATCTTTTTAAATATAGCTGTCGTCACCTTCTTTTCTAACCTGCTCCAGCATTACAACTTTGGAATCATGGGAGAACGGTTAACTAAAAAGGTTCGCGAAAGGGTTTTGAAAAATATTCTAACTTTCGAGGTTGGCTGGTTCGATCGGGAAGAGAACACGAGTGCTGCCATCTGTTCTCGTCTCTCTACCGAAGCGAGCAGGGTTAGGTCTCTAGTTGGAGACAGGATATCATTAGTGGTTCAGGTATTCACAAACGCTTTCCTATCTTTCGTTCTTGGACTAGTCATTGCCTGGAAAGTCGCCATAGTGATGATTGCAATACAACCTTTTATTATAGCCAGTTTTTATTACAAAACAGTTTTGATGGAACAAATGTCTGAAAATGCCAAGTACGCACAGAATTCAGGAAGCCAGCTGGCAAGTGAAGCAGTATTGAACCACAGAACTATAACCGCATTTTCATCTCAGAAAAGAATCATTGAACTATTCGAAGAAACGCTGAAAAACCCTCGAAAAGAAAGCACAAGACAGTCATGGATTTCTGGCTTAGGACTTTTTAGTTCCCAGTTCCTAGCCATAGGTGCTGTAGCTATGACATTTTGGTACGGTGGGACACTCATGAACAAGGGGTTACTTAGTGTAAAACAGCTCTTTCTAACTTTTTTTATCTTGATGAGTACCGGTAAAACGATAGCAGATGCAGGAACTATGACATCTGATCTGTTAAAAGGTAGTAATGCTGTGAGATCAGTTTTCGCAACTCTAGACAGAAAAAGTGAGATTGAACCTTACAAAATTGAAGGTCTAGAAGCTACAAAAAATCTGAAAGGAACCATAGAACTTGACAGTGTTTACTTTCACTATCCATCGAGACCTGAACAGTTCATCTTTCATGGCCTTAGTATCAAGATTGACGCAGGAAAAACAATGGCACTTGTTGGAGAGAGTGGCTCTGGAAAATCCACCGTGATTGGACTGATAGAAAGATTCTACGATCCTGTAAAAGGGACAATTCTGATAGACGAAAAAGACATCAGAAATTACAGTTTGAGAGACTTAAGATCAAGCATTGCATTAGTGAGTCAAGAACCGGCTCTTTTCGCGGGAACCGTACTAGAAAACATAGTTTATGGGAAAGATAATGCAACAGAAGCTGAAATCAGAGAAGCTGCTGCACTTGCTAACGCTGATGAATTCATATG TTCAATGAAGGATGGATACAAAACATTCTGCGGCGAAAGAGGAGTTCAACTTTCGGGAGGACAGAAGCAAAGGATAGCACTTGCACGAGCAATCTTGAAGAATCCGTCAATCTTGCTTTTAGACGAGGCGACAAGTGCACTGGACAGTTTGTCCGAGAATCTAGTGCAAGAAGCATTGGAGAAAATGATGGTGGGAAGAACTTGTGTGGTCATCGCCCATAGGTTATCGACTATACAAATGTCTGATTCCATTGCCGTGATCAAGAATGGTAGAATTGTGGAAGAAGGATCGCATTCTGAGCTACTTGCTCTTGGAGACAAAGGCTCATACTTTAACCTAGTCAAGTTGCAACAATATTGTTACACTCCTTAG
- the LOC140829537 gene encoding D-cysteine desulfhydrase 2, mitochondrial-like isoform X2 codes for MPEWILLGTCGGCQSAHTAAVAVSCAERGLKSHLLLRGEEPEILTGYNLVSKLYGNVVYVPRSMYARREEMLTRHAELVLGCNGSTYWLRDFLEDHSLYHLASNYKSSEEDAVEYHEKTRKVIIINEGAGDAIALLGLVRLVWYLSQDHLFGKKQALKIVVDAGSGTTAIGLGLGVLCLGLPWEIIAIMLADDIDGYRKMERNLISEFFACFTSYLGDNPPGSGVDFVIVNWVERSLPRKFGKILEGEVQECQRIAQQTGILVDPIYTLSAWELATQLSENGEDDAKVVMLHTGGTLGMFGVAQRYKSHFKMPDKGNGIV; via the exons ATGCCAGAATGGATTCTTTTAGGTACCTGTGGCGGTTGCCAAAGTGCGCACACAGCAGCTGTAG CTGTTTCATGTGCAGAGAGAGGATTAAAATCTCACTTGTTACTCAGAGGAGAAGAACCTGAAATTCTAACGGGCTACAATCTGGTTTCTAAATTGTATGGAAATGTTGTTTATGTTCCAAGATCTATGTACGCTAGGAGAGAAGAAATGCTAACAAGGCATGCTGAGTTGGTTCTTGGCTGTAATGGCTCTACTTATTGGCTCAGGGATTTTCTTGAGGATCACTCCTTATATCATCTGGCTAGTAATTACAAGTCCTCAGAAGAAGATGCTGTTGAATATCATGAAAAAACAAGGAAAGTTATTATTATCAATGAAGGCGCAGGAGATGCCATAGCATTGCTTG GACTTGTACGTTTGGTTTGGTACTTGTCCCAGGACCATTTGTTTGGAAAAAAGCAAGCTCTAAAAATTGTTGTAGATGCTGGCAGCGGGACTACAGCTATTGGTTTGGGTCTTGGCGTGTTATGTTTAGG GCTTCCATGGGAGATTATTGCCATAATGCTGGCTGATGATATTGACGGATACAGAAAAATGGAGCGAAACTTGATATCTGAATTTTTTGCATGCTTTACATCTTACCTTGGTGACAACCCCCCTGGAAGTGGAGTAGATTTTGTAATCGTAAACTGGGTGGAACGGAGCTTACCAAGAAA GTTTGGCAAGATATTAGAAGGGGAAGTTCAAGAATGCCAAAGAATAGCACAGCAAACCGGTATTCTTGTAGATCCTATATATACTCTATCGGCTTGGGAGCTTGCTACACAACTTTCTGAGAACGGGGAAGACGATGCAAAAGTGGTAATGCTTCACACTGGAGGGACGTTGGGAATGTTTGGAGTGGCGCAGCGGTACAAGTCTCACTTTAAAATGCCAGATAAAG GTAATGGAATTGTGTAA
- the LOC140829537 gene encoding D-cysteine desulfhydrase 2, mitochondrial-like isoform X3: MRLQMLPRYPGVFLKHNLGNDEFVSKLLDRRWALSSPDTKINQVMTLYRKEGGLCGNNSFKNIKNPCLGEGMMQKSHPFPSFYVVRDDLLHPLVNGNKARKLDAILPVLEDNAATDVVSCGGCQSAHTAAVAVSCAERGLKSHLLLRGEEPEILTGYNLVSKLYGNVVYVPRSMYARREEMLTRHAELVLGCNGSTYWLRDFLEDHSLYHLASNYKSSEEDAVEYHEKTRKVIIINEGAGDAIALLGLVRLVWYLSQDHLFGKKQALKIVVDAGSGTTAIGLGLGVLCLGLPWEIIAIMLADDIDGYRKMERNLISEFFACFTSYLGDNPPGSGVDFVIVNWVERSLPRKFGKILEGEVQECQRIAQQTGILVDPIYTLSAWELATQLSENGEDDAKVVMLHTGGTLGMFGVAQRYKSHFKMPDKGVNSTSPNF; this comes from the exons ATGAGACTTCAGATGCTGCCCAGATATCCT GGTGTTTTCTTGAAGCATAATCTGGGTAATGACGAGTTTGTATCGAAATTGCTTGACAGAAGGTGGGCCTTAAGCAGCCCAGACACGAAAATCAACCAAGTAATGACTTTGTATCGAAAGGAAGGTGGATTATGTGGGAACAATTCTTTCAAGAACATCAAAAATCCTTGTCTTGGTGAAGGGATGATGCAAAAGAGTCACCCTTTTCCATCATTTTATGTTGTGAGAGACGACTTGTTACATCCATTGGTGAATGGTAACAAGGCAAGAAAATTAGACGCAATACTTCCAGTCcttgaagataatgctgcaacTGATGTGGTGAG CTGTGGCGGTTGCCAAAGTGCGCACACAGCAGCTGTAG CTGTTTCATGTGCAGAGAGAGGATTAAAATCTCACTTGTTACTCAGAGGAGAAGAACCTGAAATTCTAACGGGCTACAATCTGGTTTCTAAATTGTATGGAAATGTTGTTTATGTTCCAAGATCTATGTACGCTAGGAGAGAAGAAATGCTAACAAGGCATGCTGAGTTGGTTCTTGGCTGTAATGGCTCTACTTATTGGCTCAGGGATTTTCTTGAGGATCACTCCTTATATCATCTGGCTAGTAATTACAAGTCCTCAGAAGAAGATGCTGTTGAATATCATGAAAAAACAAGGAAAGTTATTATTATCAATGAAGGCGCAGGAGATGCCATAGCATTGCTTG GACTTGTACGTTTGGTTTGGTACTTGTCCCAGGACCATTTGTTTGGAAAAAAGCAAGCTCTAAAAATTGTTGTAGATGCTGGCAGCGGGACTACAGCTATTGGTTTGGGTCTTGGCGTGTTATGTTTAGG GCTTCCATGGGAGATTATTGCCATAATGCTGGCTGATGATATTGACGGATACAGAAAAATGGAGCGAAACTTGATATCTGAATTTTTTGCATGCTTTACATCTTACCTTGGTGACAACCCCCCTGGAAGTGGAGTAGATTTTGTAATCGTAAACTGGGTGGAACGGAGCTTACCAAGAAA GTTTGGCAAGATATTAGAAGGGGAAGTTCAAGAATGCCAAAGAATAGCACAGCAAACCGGTATTCTTGTAGATCCTATATATACTCTATCGGCTTGGGAGCTTGCTACACAACTTTCTGAGAACGGGGAAGACGATGCAAAAGTGGTAATGCTTCACACTGGAGGGACGTTGGGAATGTTTGGAGTGGCGCAGCGGTACAAGTCTCACTTTAAAATGCCAGATAAAGGTGTCAATAGTACAAGTCCAAACTTTTGA
- the LOC140829537 gene encoding D-cysteine desulfhydrase 2, mitochondrial-like isoform X1, which translates to MPEWILLGTCGGCQSAHTAAVAVSCAERGLKSHLLLRGEEPEILTGYNLVSKLYGNVVYVPRSMYARREEMLTRHAELVLGCNGSTYWLRDFLEDHSLYHLASNYKSSEEDAVEYHEKTRKVIIINEGAGDAIALLGLVRLVWYLSQDHLFGKKQALKIVVDAGSGTTAIGLGLGVLCLGLPWEIIAIMLADDIDGYRKMERNLISEFFACFTSYLGDNPPGSGVDFVIVNWVERSLPRKFGKILEGEVQECQRIAQQTGILVDPIYTLSAWELATQLSENGEDDAKVVMLHTGGTLGMFGVAQRYKSHFKMPDKGVNSTSPNF; encoded by the exons ATGCCAGAATGGATTCTTTTAGGTACCTGTGGCGGTTGCCAAAGTGCGCACACAGCAGCTGTAG CTGTTTCATGTGCAGAGAGAGGATTAAAATCTCACTTGTTACTCAGAGGAGAAGAACCTGAAATTCTAACGGGCTACAATCTGGTTTCTAAATTGTATGGAAATGTTGTTTATGTTCCAAGATCTATGTACGCTAGGAGAGAAGAAATGCTAACAAGGCATGCTGAGTTGGTTCTTGGCTGTAATGGCTCTACTTATTGGCTCAGGGATTTTCTTGAGGATCACTCCTTATATCATCTGGCTAGTAATTACAAGTCCTCAGAAGAAGATGCTGTTGAATATCATGAAAAAACAAGGAAAGTTATTATTATCAATGAAGGCGCAGGAGATGCCATAGCATTGCTTG GACTTGTACGTTTGGTTTGGTACTTGTCCCAGGACCATTTGTTTGGAAAAAAGCAAGCTCTAAAAATTGTTGTAGATGCTGGCAGCGGGACTACAGCTATTGGTTTGGGTCTTGGCGTGTTATGTTTAGG GCTTCCATGGGAGATTATTGCCATAATGCTGGCTGATGATATTGACGGATACAGAAAAATGGAGCGAAACTTGATATCTGAATTTTTTGCATGCTTTACATCTTACCTTGGTGACAACCCCCCTGGAAGTGGAGTAGATTTTGTAATCGTAAACTGGGTGGAACGGAGCTTACCAAGAAA GTTTGGCAAGATATTAGAAGGGGAAGTTCAAGAATGCCAAAGAATAGCACAGCAAACCGGTATTCTTGTAGATCCTATATATACTCTATCGGCTTGGGAGCTTGCTACACAACTTTCTGAGAACGGGGAAGACGATGCAAAAGTGGTAATGCTTCACACTGGAGGGACGTTGGGAATGTTTGGAGTGGCGCAGCGGTACAAGTCTCACTTTAAAATGCCAGATAAAGGTGTCAATAGTACAAGTCCAAACTTTTGA